CGCAGGTTCAGCCCAGTGAGCCACCTGAGAGAAAAGGGGGTTCGGGGAAGCCACTGTGCTGAGCTTTCCTGAGGAAAGTAAGTCTTCAGGAACTGGCGGCAGTGGGACCTAGTGGGTGACAGCAGACTCTGGAGAGAATCCTGGCTTAGCTGCTCACCAGTTATGTGACCCTGGCAAGTCACTTCAAACCTCAATCCCCTCCCTGCAAAAGGGGGGTAGTAATAAACAGTTCCAGAGGGCTGGTGACCCAGACACGGTTCAAACCAATCTAGATATGACATCTAATTTAATGCAGTTCTTACAAACAACCACCATGAGGTGGATACAATCACTATcatcccatttacagatgaggaagcagcaCAGAGAGGCCTCATGGCTCAGTTAGACAGCCAGTAGAGCTGGATTTGAGCTCAGGCATGCCGGACTTCAGGGTTCTTGCTGCTTTCTTATGTAATTATGTGAAGTGCCCATGTACACTAGGTCCCACCCCACTAGCCTGGGCAGATTTCATTCCCACTTTATGGACCAGGGAATAGAAGCTCAAAGAAGCCCACCCCAAGCACCGTGGATGGTTGGCTCCCCCAGGAAGGGCAGCTGAGCCTGGTAGGGCCCTCACCCGCCAAAGATGCTCAGCTGGCGCAGACTTGGCACTCCAGGGAGAGTGGAGGCTTGACTGAGAGCAGCCGGGGGCCCCTGGCTGGGGGTCCAGGTTAGGGTGCTCACCTGTGAAGCGGGAGCAGCTGGCAGTCACAGTGGAAGGGATTGCTGCTGAGGTCGATGAGCTCCAGCTGGCTGAGAgcgggcagggcaggcagggcctgCAGCTGGTTCTTCTGCAGGTGTAGGCTCTGGAGCCGGGGCCCCAGGCCCGAGAAGGCCCCGGGAGAAATCTGCAAGGAGGCACCAGGCCCTGGTGTGAGGTCCTGCCAGGACTGTCCCACCCCCAAGGCCTGGGAGGGGGCCCCATGCTGCCCTAGCAGAAGGAGAATGGAGTGCCCAAGGAGGGCAGAAAGGGCAGTGCCAGGGTGGAAACCCAGGTTGGTCCTATGCCAAAGCACTTGCCCTCTGCAAGTCACCCAGATCCCTAGTTCATGTTTCTCTCTGCTACACCCAGATGCCCCACAGAATGGCAAAGCCCTGCCCACAAAGTGTGCAACAGTAGGTAATCCCATGGACCCATGTTCCTCCTCCAGGCCTCGGCAGTGCCCTACCTGGCAAGGCCCTCCGTGAGCACGGGATTCCTCCTGCTCTGTCACCCACACCTGAGCCCCCTGGGGCAGGCCTAGCATCTGGCTTATCTCAGGGACTTCACCCCCAGCTCAGGCCTGGCATCGCAGGGGTGGTAATCTTTGCTAAGTGAACACAAGCTGCACAGGGCCTCATGCTGCCTCCCTTCACCCTTACACCCTCTGTGCCCACCTGCTCCAGGCCACTGCTGTTCAGGAAGAGGTGTTGCAGTGAGTGGCCCACGGGCTGGAAGGCCCCATCTCTCAGGGCCCTGAGTGGGTTCCCCGAGAGCTGTAGCTCCAGGAGAGCAGGAAGCCCCTCCAGTGCCCTAGTGGGCACCTCTTGCAGCTGGTTCCTGTCTAGGTGCAGCTTCTCCAGCTCTGGGGCTGGGCCCAGTGCCCCAGGGGACACTTGGGTGATGCGGTTCCCACTTAGGTAGAGCCAGCGCAAGGCCTGCAAGCCTGACAGCTCCCCGGGGACCAGGTGTTCCACAGCATTGTGCTGTAGGTGCAGGGAGAAGAGGCTGGGCAGGGCGCGCAGGGCAGCCCCTGGCACCTGTAGGAAGCGGTTGTGCTCCAGGTACAGGTAGCCAAGGCGGGGGGCCCCTTCCAGGGCGGCAGCGCTGAGGCCTGACAGCCTGTTATCAGAGAGGTAGAGGTAGATCAGGCTGCCGAGTCCTGCCAGGGCGTCTGCCTCCAGCTCCGTGATGCCACAGTGCTGCAGGTGCAGAGACACCAGGAGGTCCAGGCCCAGGAAGGCCTCTCGGGGTACCAAGGGGAAGTGGTTCCGCCTCAAGTCCAGGAGTTGGGTGTCATTTGGGAAGCCGCGGGGCACTGCCCGCAGCCCTTGGCCTTCGCAGCCACTATGCCGGGACTCCGGGGCGCATACGCAGGCGCGCGGGCAGGGCCCGGCCTCCTCCTTGGGGGCACCGGCAGGGGCGCGGGGCCGCGAGGCAGCcagctcctcttccctctcctctgcccctgcTTCCGAGCAGCGCAGGTCCGAGGGCCGCAGGGCGTCCAGGGCCTCGCCGCGCAGGCGCCGGGGCCCCCAGCAGGCGCCATCCGAGCGCACGCGCGCACGCGCCAGCCACTCGAGCAGCGGCTGGGCCTGGCAGCCGCACCACAGCGGGTTCCCCTGCAGCCGCAGCCGGCGCAGCAGTCCCGGGCCCTGCAGCGGCGGCAGGGCGTCCAGCTGGTTCCCACGGAGGTCCAGTGTGTGCAGGCGGGGGCAGTGGGCGAAGGCCCTGGGGTCCAGGGCCTGCAGGGCCCCGTGGTCCAGCCTCAGCTCCCGCAGGCCAGGCAGCGCCAGCTCGTCCTCCTCCCCCACGTAGGTGAAGGGGTTGTGGCCCAGCTCGAGGCGGGCCAGGCCGCGGGCCTGGGACAAGGCTGGCCCAGGCAGGGACTGCAGCTCGTTGTGGTGCAGGCTGAGCCGGCGCAGGGCCGGCAGGCCGGCCAGGGCCTCGGGGGCTAGCACGCTGAGCGCGTTGTGGGATAGCTGCAGCCAACGCATGCGCACCAGGCCCTGGAAGGCCATGGAGGGCAGGTAGACGAGAGCGTTGTGGGCCAGGTTCAGCGTGGCCAGCGCGCCCAGCGCCCCAAACGTGCCCGGCCGCAGCTCCTCCAGCATGTTGCTCTCCAGCTCCAGTCGCTGCAGCGAGCCCAACCCATCCAGCGCCTCCTGGGGCAGCGCGCTCACGTGGTTGGAGGCCAAGTTGAGGAGGAGCAGGCGGCCCAGGCCACGGAAGGCACCCTCGGCGACCAGCTCCACCTGGCAGTGCCGCAGGTCCAGATGTGTCAGGTAAGGCAGGTCCTGGAAGGCAGCTGGCGGGATCACCTTCAGCATGTTGCCCTGGAGGTCCAACCTCTGGGTCAGCTGAGCGGGGAGAGGTAGAGGAGGCTGAGCAGCACAAGACCACGACCTGTGCCCCTTGCTAACCCTGGCCTCTGTGCTTGCTGTTCCTTCACCTGGAACACTCTCCTCCCCTTCATCTTTCCCTCATTCTCTTCATCCTGCTCCCTGACACCTCCTCCGGGAAGCCTTCCTCTCCAGCCCCTTGGGTATCCCCCACTCTGGCACTTCTCACAGTGAATTGTCATTGCTCAtttactttctcttcctctctagcTCTTGACTTCATAGGACAGAAAGCATATCTTATTCCAGTACATCCCCAGTTCTCTGCCACAGGACCTGTAATTAATTCAGTATGTATATGGATCACCTAACTTTTTCCAATCACATAGGATTTTAAATAGATTGTTTTCCTGTTGTTTGTCATTATTATTCCAGTTTTATAGACGttaagactgaggctcagagagaagtgACTTGCCGGGGCCTCCCAGGCAGGCAGTGGCAGGTCCACTGGTGCCAGCCCAGGCTCCTTGTGCTGTCCTCCCCACCAAACCTTGCCCTGCTGACCTCAGGGATAGCATCCGGCACCTCGGTGAGGTTCTGGTGCCGGCAGGCAACATGCCGCCTGGAATTGTCGCAGACGCAGGTCTGCGGGCAGCGTTGGGCAGCTGCATGCCAGGTTGGCCCCAGCGGCagcagcagaggaagcagcagcaCCAAGGAGACACTTTGGGGCCTGAGAGAGAGAGCGAGGGTCAGTTGTTTCTAAGGGCAAGGGTCCCAAGCTGTCCATTCGCTGGGCACCAGCTCTTGTTCCTAGAGCCCCTCAGATGTTTTCCTCCTTTGGCCTCAGGGAAGTTACTACCCTGAGCCTCCAGCCCCTCCACGAAGCAGAGGTTCCATCGTTAGCCCTGTTTGACAccagaggaaacaggctcagacagGCAGTCTCGCGGGTCCCCTGATTGTCTGCCTGGTGGCTCAGCAAGCCCTTGCTAAATGTGGTTCAGAGGTGTGCCCAGGCTGTGGAGAGGCTCCTTGGGGGGGGCCTGACCTTCCAGGGTGAGGTTGGTGGTGGAGAGAGGAGCAGTCTGTCCTCAGACAGATGTGGCATCAGCACCACGTGGCAGGAACATAATGGTAGCCACCTCGAGAAGACAGCCTGGCAGCCATGGGAAGGACCAGGCTCGCCCTGAGTTGTGAGGCAAGACTTGGGGGACCAGGTATCCTGGGATCAGAGAGCCTTGAGGAGCCTTAATGGTTGGTCCAGAGCCACACTGACAGGTGAGCAGGTCGCTCTGCCTTCTCTTGTTTATTCCCCTATTGTCTTCTCTTCATCTTAGTGCCACCCAGCTGGCCTGGACTAGGGTGGGGGGAACTGAGTGTATGGGCTGGGTGCTGTGCTTTGGGCAGGATCTGTCTACTTACCTGTCTGTCCACCCACCTCCACCCGCTCCCCATCCACCTGGACCCTTCTGGACCTTTCATCTCATAGCTACTGCCTGCTTCTGCTTAGGGACAACTCCACCACGGTGGCACTCCTGGCTTCCCAAGCATTCCGCTCACCACCAGCAACCAAAGAGAACTCTCCAAAATACAGACAGGCCCTGCCACCCCCAGCTGAAGACCCTCCAGCATCTTTTCATTGCTTTTGCTTTAAAGTCCTGACTCCCGATTCCGCTGGAATCTGCTCAAATCCTTCAGTGTCACCCTTGGCTCCCCCACCAGAAGCACAGAACAGAGCCTCATCCTCTCTGTCTGTGACATCTAGCTCTTGCCTCTGTCCTCAGCTCATGGCAGGGCCTCTAAGCAGCTCTTCCTGATCCCTGGGCTGGCTCCCACCCTGAGCCTCCCCTATTTCCTCTCTTTGGATTGTCACCATCTTTTTTTCAGTCTCCTTGGGGTCGGTGGCATCCTCCAGAGTCTGTAGTGAGGCTGAGGCTCAGGGCAGGCCAGAGAGGGGGGCCCATGGGGACAGATCCCTGAAGGGACAAGCATCCAGACCTTAGAGGGCTGCCAGGCTCTCAGAACAGCTCCTGGAGGACGAGCCCAGGGGAGCCCCAGGGAGCAGCCACATTCATCATATTCTGCAGAGCCCACTTCTGGGGAGACCCTCGGAGAATCTCTGCCCCGGCAGATCCCAcagcccctggcccccagcccctgagaggcccagagaggggcaggggctTGTCTGCAGCCGCTCGCCTCCTCTCACCCACCTCGCAACCTCAGGGCCCAAAGACTCACCCCGCCATGCCGTTCAGGGCCAGTCCAGCCTGGAGACACAGCGTAGGGAAAGGCCAGCGACAGTCCCTGCCTGGACGCCAGCAGGAGCCCCCCTCCTGGCCCACAGGCCTGGCAGCGAGGACAGGGCTGAATGAGAGGCATTGTGGGCAGCCCAGCCTGAGgcggaggtgagggaggggcgggcATGGCGGGAGCAGCGGCTGGAGTTACAGGGCCTCCTGCTCAGAATCCTGGCCCAGGCCTGGACCGGAATCCCCAGACCAGCCCAGTAGGGAGGAGCCTCAGGGCGCCGGCCAGTGGCTCCCAGACCTAGGCTTCCTCCAGGCTGTAGGACTCTGGGCCGGGCTGGGTCAGTTTCCTACTCCAAAAAAGCATAGTAACTGGCTCATAGGGTTGTGGTGGGAGTTAAGGTaggcacctggcacatagtagacccTGAAGAACGGTTAACTCTGCCCTGTTTATACTTATAATACACTCACATACCTTATTTAACACtgtacatacaatattttgcatatttGTCTTTTCACTCAACATCAGATTGTTGGGAGCTAAGTCGATTCTTAGTTACACTCATTGATTTTGACTtgtatagtattccactgtataaatatatcaacTTATCCATTCATCCCAGATATTTCCACTGCCTCCAGTTTTGTATAACAATGTTGCAAAGGACAGGTAAGTACTTACCTTCTTGGAGAtgtgcattcttttaaaaaaaatgaaatagttcATCTTGATCACCGCAAACATTTATGTATCCTATGGTTTTTCAGATCCTGTGGTATTTCAGATCTGTGTTTCTGGTGGAAATGCAGCTTTCATtactcagtttttgtttttttttttaacatgatagTGTTACACCACAAGTTGTTTGGCTGTTTTTAGTCAGTGTTGTGTTTGTGACACTTATCTgcaatgcatattttaaaaatttgttcactttttttctatagcattccattctataaatattacGCAACAGCGGGGTGGGACAGAGGCAGGAGGGTGATCTGTCCCAGATGCAGGTAATAAAGAGATGCAGTCGGTAGGAAATTTAAATATAATGGAACTGAGCTGGAGTTAGGATGCTTTTTATTATCATCCTGTGCTGGCAATTTGAAACAATGTCAATGCTAAAATATTCCTCCCTGTTTGGGCAGACCATTCCCACCTTCTTGGTGCCTCACTGTACCACAATTAATTGTCCATCCCActcttgatgggcatttgggttgtttcccagGTGGAGCTGTTATGAAGGGAGCTGTTGACCACATTTGCACGTGTCTTGGTGGACACATCACAACCCGTTTTGGCAGCGATCTACCCGGGGTGGAGTTGCTGGTCTTAGGATGTGATTATTTTCAGTGTCAGTGGTCACTGCCAAACAGTCTctcaaagtggttgcaccaatgaCCGTGTTGACcagctccacatcctctccagtgtGTGGGATCATCTTTTGTATTTTAGCCATTCCTGTGAGAGTAAAACCACATTGTGATTTTAATATGTTTCTCTGAAGACTAGTGGAATTAAGTACCTTTTCATGCTTTTTGTGATGTGCCCGTTCAAGCCTTTTGCTCACTTTTCTATTGAGTTGTTTCTGGTATTCTGAATAtgagttatttaaaatatatattgcaattattttctccatctCTATGACTTGCCTTTTCACTCCCTTAATGATGTCTTTTGAGAAACAGAAGCTACTTATTGCTGCCTAGTGTACATCATATGAATAACCCATTGTAATAGCAAACCAAGGATGTTAAACATAGCTTAATGTGTTCATCTTCTCCTTACTCCCAAGGTCTTGAAGATACTCTGTCTCCTAAAGTATCTGTAGTTTTATCTTTTACTGTCAGGATTTTTTGAATTATGGTAAATTATGCATTCACATAAACTTGATAGTTTTAACCGTGTttaagtgcacaattcagtggcattaagtacattcacagtccTGTGAATTGCTTATTCTTGTCCTTTGTCCAGTTTTCAACTGGATGTGTATTCTCGACGCTGATCCTTTGTTATCTGTGTTGCAGTGTCTGTTTCTACCCTGTCACCATGTCTATTAACTTTTGTGGTATCTTCggtcagtttttcactttttgaCACAGGCAAATTTTCTTACGACTTGTGCTTTTCGTATGTCCAAAAAATGctctcctgttttatttttcttttaaaaatatggctcTCAGGCAGCTGGATTTGGGTCACTGTGAATCTTGGTGCATGACTGTGGTGTAACTGCTTCCACCTTGTCCTGTCCCCTGCCCTCTGAGCTGGGTTCATCACCCACATGCATGTGCCCACACACCGTTCAGTCTCCTTGCTGAACTAACGATGGACTGCAATTTTCTTTGCTCAGCGTTGCTATTGATCCGTCTGCTGTGTATGTGGTGTGCCCTTGGCGTAGCTGATGCATTTTCACTGTCGTAATGTCACATCGTGCAGCTCTGCTCCTAATCCGCTTTCTTGAGCTGGCCTGTGAGTTGCTTCTAAGTTCTCGCTGTCACAACAGTGCTGCTAGGAGCCCCCTCAGCCAAGCTTCCTGGGGGTTTTTAGTCCAAGCTTCAGAAGAGAACTGATGGTTTGTTAGCTCCTGGCCCGCAGCTGAGCTCCCTTCAGTGGGTGGCCTGGTGCCAAGCAGGCTCTCCGCACCTAGGGGGTCACAGCAGGCCCCAAGTCGCTGTGCTCAGGGACTCGGAGCCTGTGTGATCCTAAGGTTGGCTGAAATCCTTGGGGGTGTTTGAGTCGGGCGGGGGGAGTCCCAAAGGCTGCTCTCAGTAAGCAGCAAGTAGAGGCCCCCAGGCCCTTCCCTGCACCTGGAGCTGGTCTGAAGGACTGAGCAGGAGAGGGGTAGGCAGAAGCCTCACTCCAGGACCAACAGGATCCTCCTCAGTGTGTGGGCTGGAGGCGTGTTGGTTAATTAATCGAGATCTGTGGTTCTCCTCTCAGTATGAGCTGAAGCTTGGACACGCAGGAGCGAGGAAGGTACAAAGGCCAGCCTGGGTGGCCTGGAGGGAAGGAACACCCGGGCCAGAGAACCTCGGACAGGTCCCCATTCAGTTCCGAGCCGGTTTCTCCATCTGTCAAATACCACATGTGAAGTCTTATTTGAACTCGACTCAGCTCTTACACCTCTTAACTCTTGAGAAGGCTTCTCTGACCCTACTGCCCACCATCTGGGCCACAGTTGTTGGCCTCCTGTATCAGACTGGGAGCTCCCCAAAGGCTGCACTCGTGGCCCCAGAGCTCAAAACAGGGCCTGGCATGAAGTTGGGGGTCTTGGAGTTGGACCTCCACCTGCCTCCTGCATAGCACCTGGATATGGGGCGGAGGGGAGGAGAGCAAGGCGCGGGCATCACTTCTGCCACCTGGCTGAGAAAGATGCTGCCTGAGTGGTCCACAGCCAGTAAGACACCCAGCCCCCTAAGAAACCTCAGAGGGACCTCTTCATTCCTGCACCTGCTATCTAGGGTAGGCGGCAAAGAGTCTGCCAGGCTGTCCTCACACCATTGTGGCAACAGGAGGGACCCCAAGGGAGGCCCTGCACCCTCCCGGACGGACCCCTGTAAGTTGCCACCCCTTCCAGGCACCCCCCCACCCAGCTGTCAGAGCCGAGCTGGCAGGCCTGCGACAGAGGAAGTGTCGGGCTGCCCCAGGTGATGACACAAGGTTGGGACAGCAGCTTCTCTGCAAGATGGACCATCTCTTACAAACGAAGACAGGGTCACAGTGCCCACACGGAGGGGGGACTACAGGTACTAAGGCCTTGAGAATGGCTTGCTTTAGGCAAAAAGTTACTCAGTCTCCACTGTTGCTACACGTGACTTTATTTGTGAAGCCTTGGGCACAGCCCAGACACATAAAGAGCACAAGGGGAAAGCAGAGGGTGTCACGGGGCATCTCCAGTGcagccctgccccgccctgccccagGTCCCTAGGGGTGCCCGAAATGCAGCTCGGGCATCTGtgggccctgcctctgccccctgGGCTAGAGAACAGGTTTGGGCCTGCCCAGATGCCCCTCCAGCTTGGCCCCCAGGCAGGTCACAAACATCTTAGCAGCCAGGGAGGGCCCACCGGGTGTGGAGCCAGCACCATCCAGGCAACTCCAGCTCCTAGACCCTAGTGTCTGCCCCCTGGCTTCTCCTCCTGTCCACAGTGTGGGTGCCAGGGTCCTGCCCTCTGCTGACCACCCCACAACCCCACCCACTGcagtctctgcccctcaggctgagGGGTCAGCACAGCAGGGATGGACGGTAGGGCAGTGGTGGCTGCAGGACCAGGGCTTGGTgacaggaagcagaggcagccaTAGAGTGAGCAGCCCCAGGCAGGGCATGAGTACACCCAGCCACAGCGTGGGGTGGGAGCGGGTGGGACAGCGCAGACAGCAACTCCCCAGCTTTGGTACAGCCCCAGAGAGTAAAGATGACAGGGTGGGTGGGGACAGCCGTCAGGGCCTGGAGCCTGCACGCAGATCAGCGGAGTGTCCTCAGATGGTGGTGAGTTTAATGGCAGAGCAGCCTGCAGCCCTTCCACCTGGGGGCCGGCTCCCCTCCAGCAGGACCAAGGCCAGTCCAGCAGGGAGACATTAAAAACTCAAACCCTGACAAGAAGCACACATCCGCACACACGCCACGCCAACACACGTACTCAGAAGACACGACACACGACAGAGATCCCCGTGCTTCTGGCCAGAGTCCTCCATTTGAGTCTCTTCCCAAGTCACTGGTCCAGGCCGAGGGATGGGGAGAGGCCCACCTTGCATCTAGACTTTGTACAGCGTCTGCAGTAGATTGTGGC
The Vicugna pacos chromosome 12, VicPac4, whole genome shotgun sequence DNA segment above includes these coding regions:
- the CHADL gene encoding chondroadherin-like protein, producing the protein MAGPQSVSLVLLLPLLLPLGPTWHAAAQRCPQTCVCDNSRRHVACRHQNLTEVPDAIPELTQRLDLQGNMLKVIPPAAFQDLPYLTHLDLRHCQVELVAEGAFRGLGRLLLLNLASNHVSALPQEALDGLGSLQRLELESNMLEELRPGTFGALGALATLNLAHNALVYLPSMAFQGLVRMRWLQLSHNALSVLAPEALAGLPALRRLSLHHNELQSLPGPALSQARGLARLELGHNPFTYVGEEDELALPGLRELRLDHGALQALDPRAFAHCPRLHTLDLRGNQLDALPPLQGPGLLRRLRLQGNPLWCGCQAQPLLEWLARARVRSDGACWGPRRLRGEALDALRPSDLRCSEAGAEEREEELAASRPRAPAGAPKEEAGPCPRACVCAPESRHSGCEGQGLRAVPRGFPNDTQLLDLRRNHFPLVPREAFLGLDLLVSLHLQHCGITELEADALAGLGSLIYLYLSDNRLSGLSAAALEGAPRLGYLYLEHNRFLQVPGAALRALPSLFSLHLQHNAVEHLVPGELSGLQALRWLYLSGNRITQVSPGALGPAPELEKLHLDRNQLQEVPTRALEGLPALLELQLSGNPLRALRDGAFQPVGHSLQHLFLNSSGLEQISPGAFSGLGPRLQSLHLQKNQLQALPALPALSQLELIDLSSNPFHCDCQLLPLHRWLTGLNLRVGATCATPSSARGQRVKAAAAVFEACPGWAARKAKRTPAPRPSAQRTPMKGRRQRADKVGWRAELMLRCTFFVETSSNPKLFLVEVGWEAKGEHFGLRSPGTRVNDNSETHLS